A DNA window from Anoplolepis gracilipes chromosome 13, ASM4749672v1, whole genome shotgun sequence contains the following coding sequences:
- the Sqor gene encoding sulfide:quinone oxidoreductase, mitochondrial: protein MFHPLLSRNLTLLLSKRVSIRNKCRQIHHTCKILVVGGGTAGCSMAAKLSRKLDKPSQVIVLEPSDVHYYQPLFTLVGGGISSFESSRRYMKNVLPNKAKWLKASVVEFQPDVNKVSTHHGDTIQYDIMIVALGLQLYWDKIPGLTDGLYDPNAQVCSIYGPETVPQVYWKVKKIESGNAIFTFPNTAVKCPGAPQKIAYIAEDYFRKHNLRNNIDVMYNTALPVIFGVKKYADSLWNICKERDITVNLQTNLVKIIPNKKQAIFEKLNSPGETSVQDYSFLHVTPPMGPPTVLKEHQMLTNEAGFLSVDPKTLRHTKYSNIFGIGDCTNTPNSKTMAAIAAQGKVLYQNIMDDLAGKPMTMAYNGYASCPLVTGYGKCILAEFDYNLQPMETFPVNQGKEFYFMFLLKKYLFPFIYWHLMLRGYWNGPEFFRKFTKLLKK from the exons ATGTTTCATCCGCTGTTATCTCGGAATCTGACGTTACTACTGTCTAAAAGAGTCTCCATCAGAAATAAATGCAGACAAATCCATCATAC CTGCAAAATCCTGGTGGTTGGAGGAGGTACCGCTGGCTGCTCAATGGCTGCAAAGCTGTCAAGAAAACTTGACAAGCCGAGTCAAGTTATTGTGCTAGAACCCAGTGAT GTTCATTACTATCAACCCTTGTTTACTTTAGTCGGTGGTGGCATTAGTTCTTTCGAGTCATCAAGGAGgtatatgaaaaatgttcTGCCAAACAAAGCGAAATGGCTGAAAGCTTCCGTTGTTGAATTTCAACCAGATGTCAATAAAGTATCGACACATCACGGAGATACTATACAATATGACATTATGATTGTTGCACTAGGCTTACAATTATATTGGGATAAA atTCCAGGATTGACGGATGGCTTATATGATCCTAATGCACAGGTCTGCTCTATTTACGGGCCTGAAACTGTACCCCAAGTTTATTGGAAAGTTAAAAAGATTGAATCAGGAAATGCAATATTTACGTTTCCAAATACAGCAGTCAAATGTCCAGGCGCGCCGCAAAAAATCGCTTACATTGCCGAGGATTACTTTCGTAAG CACAACTTGCGTAACAATATTGACGTTATGTACAATACGGCATTGCCGGTTATATTTGGAGTAAAAAAGTATGCCGATTCTCTCTGGAATATCTGTAAAGAGAGAGACATTACTGTCAATCTTCAAACAAATTTGGTGAAGATAATCCCAAATAAAAAACAAGCCATATTTGAAAAACTAAATTCACCAGGAGAAACATCAGTGCAAGac TACTCTTTTCTCCATGTAACACCTCCAATGGGACCTCCTACAGTTTTGAAGGAACATCAGATGTTGACTAATGAAGCTGGATTTCTCTCTGTTGATCCTAAAACTCTGCGACAtactaaatattcaaatatctttGGTATAGGTGATTGTACAAACACTCCGAATTCCAAGACAATGGCTGCGAtag CTGCACAGGGAAAGGTGTTGTATCAGAATATTATGGATGATTTAGCTGGTAAACCAATGACAATGGCTTACAATGGTTATGCATCGTGTCCCTTGGTTACTGGTTATGGTAAATGCATTCTAGCAGAGTTTGATTACAATTTGCAGCCTATGGAGACTTTCCCAGTGAATCAAggcaaagaattttattttatgtttttactgaagaaatatttattcccTTTTATATACTGGCACTTGATGTTGAG GGGTTATTGGAACGGACCAGAATTCTTCCGCAAGTTTACAAAGCTTTTAAAGAAATAG
- the Zetacop gene encoding coatomer subunit zeta-1, with amino-acid sequence MDGQLLEPTLYTVKGMAILDNDGNRILAKYYDKNVFPTSKEQKTFEKNLFSKTHRANAEIIMLDGLTCVYRSNVDLFFYVMGSSHENELILMSVLNCLYDSVSQILRKNVEKRAVLDSLDIVMLAMDEICDGGIILDADASSVVQRVALRTDDIPLGEQTVAQVLQSAKEQLKWSLLK; translated from the exons ATGGATGGTCAATTATTG GAGCCTACATTGTACACTGTCAAAGGAATGGCCATCCTCGACAACGATGGCAACAGAATTCTGGCAAAGTATTATGACAAAAATGTATTTCCAACGTCGAAAGAGCAAAAAACCTTTGAGAAGAATCTGTTCAGTAAAACACACAGGGCGAATGCCGAAATTATCATGTTGGATGGTTTAACGTGTGTCTATAGAAGTAAcgtagatttatttttctatgttaTGGGCAGCTCGCATGAAAATGAG TTAATTCTTATGAGCGTCCTTAACTGCCTGTACGATTCTGTCAGTCAGATTCTTCGGAAGAATGTCGAAAAGAGAGCTGTATTGGATAGCCTGGACATAGTAATGCTAGCGATGGATGAGATTTGCGATGGCGg TATAATTCTGGATGCGGACGCATCAAGTGTGGTGCAAAGAGTAGCATTACGAACGGATGACATTCCACTTGGAGAACAAACAGTAGCAcag GTATTGCAATCGGCGAAAGAACAGCTTAAATggtcattattaaaataa